Proteins encoded together in one Bacteroides ovatus window:
- a CDS encoding fimbrillin family protein: MKRNELWLGCLLAVAGFFGACTNVVEDESQNNKYPMELMAEKSAITFTRSIGEKTEWDGGELVSLYDGFSQKLYEVSQSGEMSAKNNDPLYWYTTTEEETLFAWYPSSETLLTEWTVASDQTIEESYKNSDFLYAYEKMKFRSERKLKFHHGTVKLIINVKGDGDTVSEEDLKDIVFTVSAVTKGSMAEGKLQSAAGVEATVMKPYLLENAREGYAYSFQLLMIPQDMSGKLFFKVALKDGRNFGHTPGNGEGILEGGHQYTYNVGVGKPGLKVTIEKDSVSWDGDDEEVEGTDRE, from the coding sequence ATGAAAAGAAATGAATTATGGCTCGGCTGTTTATTGGCAGTAGCAGGTTTCTTCGGAGCTTGTACCAATGTAGTGGAAGACGAGTCTCAAAATAATAAATATCCGATGGAGCTAATGGCGGAAAAGTCAGCTATAACTTTCACGCGTAGCATCGGGGAGAAGACTGAATGGGATGGAGGAGAGCTTGTTTCCCTATACGATGGTTTCTCACAAAAGTTGTATGAGGTTTCTCAATCAGGAGAAATGAGTGCTAAAAATAACGATCCTCTTTATTGGTATACAACGACGGAAGAAGAGACTTTGTTTGCCTGGTATCCTTCTTCGGAAACTTTGTTGACAGAGTGGACCGTAGCTTCCGATCAGACTATTGAAGAATCATATAAAAACTCGGATTTCCTTTATGCCTATGAGAAAATGAAATTCCGTAGCGAGCGGAAGCTTAAATTCCATCACGGAACGGTGAAGCTGATTATCAACGTGAAAGGTGACGGAGACACTGTATCGGAAGAAGATTTGAAGGATATTGTGTTCACTGTAAGTGCTGTAACAAAGGGCAGTATGGCAGAAGGCAAATTACAGTCTGCCGCAGGAGTTGAAGCGACAGTGATGAAACCTTATTTGTTGGAAAATGCCAGAGAAGGATACGCTTATTCTTTTCAGTTGCTGATGATTCCGCAGGATATGTCCGGCAAATTATTCTTTAAAGTTGCGTTGAAAGACGGCAGGAATTTCGGTCATACGCCGGGCAATGGTGAAGGCATATTAGAAGGTGGACACCAATATACATACAATGTAGGAGTTGGTAAACCGGGATTGAAAGTGACAATAGAAAAAGATTCTGTTTCGTGGGACGGTGATGACGAAGAGGTTGAAGGAACTGATAGAGAATAA